Genomic window (Candidatus Methylomirabilota bacterium):
TTGGTGTACACCTCGTCCACGACGCGTCCTTTGAAGTAGCGCTTGAACCCCGAAATCATGTCTTTGCCGGCGGCATAGTTGGGCGCCATGGCGTACACGTCGGTGAGGCCCTGGTCGCTCATGTACTTGCCCATCGCCTCGGGCGTCTGGTCGTTCTGCCAGGAGGTCGTGAAGAAGAACTCGCTGCACATCTTGCCAGCCAGCTCGTGGGGCCCGGCGTTGGTGCCGATCATGAAGGTGCCGGCCTGGGTGACGGTGGGGGCCACGGCCAGCATGACGTTGGACCAGATGATGCCGCTGACGAAGTGAACCTTGTGCTTCTTGAGCATCTCGTCGGCGAGCTGCTTGCCGACATCGGGCTTGCGCTGGTCGTCGCCGTAGATCATCTCGGCGTCGAGCCCGCCCACCTTGCGCCCCAGGTGGTCGAGGGCCAGCTCGACGGAGTTCTTCATGTGCTCGCCGATGATACCGGCCGGCCCCGAGAGCGAGGTGATGAACCCGATCTTCACGGTCTCGGCCGCCAGGGCCTGGCCGACCACCACCAGACCGACGAGGGGGCCGACGAGAAGGGCACGGATGGTTGTGCGCACGACTATCTCCTCTCGCTCCCCGTGCGGGACACGCACGGGGCGTTATAGGACTCGAGGGCGGCGGGATTTTAGCAGAACCGGCCGCGCCAATCCAGCCGCCCGCCCCGCCTAGTGCCGTTCCAACTATTCGCGCCTAGGAAGGCACCGTGTACGTCGTTCGTGGACAGATTTAGTATCAACAAGTTGGAACGGCACTAGAACATGGAGATGACGTAGTTGCCGCTGCCGGAGGACGGCCCGTAGGCGTGCAGCGTGGCCGCGAAGCGCCGGCCGGACTCGAGGAGCGCCCCCAGCATCATCGCCAGGTGCCGCCCGCCCATCTCCGCCTCCACCGTCTCCACGTACTCCGGCAGCCACGCCCGGAGCTTCTCGTACTCGCCGTCGGCCAGCATGCGCGCGAACCGGTGGTCCAGCTCCTGGTCCTCCGGGCTCGGCCACCGCTCGGGACCGCGGACCAGCTTGTGGCTGACGCTGCCGCTGGCGACGAACGCCGCCCGGCGCCGGCGCTCGCGCGCCGCCCGCACGACGTACTGGCCCCACATGAAGCACTCCTCCAGGTCGTTGGCCAGCGTGACCGACACCGGCACCACGGGAATCCGCTGGGTCCGGTCGAGATAACACACGAGCGGCATGACGGTTCCGTAGTCCAACGGGTAGTGCACGTCGTCGGCCAGCGTGCACAGGTGACCGGCCGCCCGGCCGCGGTCGATGATGGCCGCAGCCAGCTCGTAGTCGCCGGGGAAGTCGTACTCGACGCCATGGATCAGCTCGGGGGCCTCCTGCGCCGTCAGGATGCCGCGATGTCGCGGGGTGCCGTCGACGACCGTGGGGAAGGTGGCGACGAGGTGGCAGGAGTTGATGACGACGACGTCGGGCTGGACGCCGGCCAGCTGTCGGCCCTGCTCGACGAGCCCGTCGCGCACGGCCTGGAAGTCGGGGTGCGCGAGCTTGCCGGCGAAGGCCGCCTCGTACGTGCAGTAGCGGGGCGTGTGGACCGTGAGGTAGACCGCGATCAGCTCACCCATGGCTGGCTCCCTCCTTGAGCCGGCGGGC
Coding sequences:
- a CDS encoding ABC transporter substrate-binding protein, encoding MRTTIRALLVGPLVGLVVVGQALAAETVKIGFITSLSGPAGIIGEHMKNSVELALDHLGRKVGGLDAEMIYGDDQRKPDVGKQLADEMLKKHKVHFVSGIIWSNVMLAVAPTVTQAGTFMIGTNAGPHELAGKMCSEFFFTTSWQNDQTPEAMGKYMSDQGLTDVYAMAPNYAAGKDMISGFKRYFKGRVVDEVYTKLGQQDYQAEISQIRAKSPKIVFVFYPGDMGIQFLKQYAQSGLRGQIPLYSVYTVDEISLPAVKEAALGQFETRYWSPDLKNEANQRYVADFKKKYGKMPVFYGAQSYDGIMLIDSAVRAVKGDLANKKGMIAAMRKADYKSTRGKYAYNVNHFPIQNFYLLRAVQAPDGEIVMQTQKAVFENHKDAYHQECGMKW
- a CDS encoding extradiol ring-cleavage dioxygenase, encoding MGELIAVYLTVHTPRYCTYEAAFAGKLAHPDFQAVRDGLVEQGRQLAGVQPDVVVINSCHLVATFPTVVDGTPRHRGILTAQEAPELIHGVEYDFPGDYELAAAIIDRGRAAGHLCTLADDVHYPLDYGTVMPLVCYLDRTQRIPVVPVSVTLANDLEECFMWGQYVVRAARERRRRAAFVASGSVSHKLVRGPERWPSPEDQELDHRFARMLADGEYEKLRAWLPEYVETVEAEMGGRHLAMMLGALLESGRRFAATLHAYGPSSGSGNYVISMF